One window of Rhizobium leguminosarum genomic DNA carries:
- a CDS encoding VOC family protein: MAKNTICVWYDKDAEEAARFYAATFPDSAVGAVIRAPGDYPDGKQGNVLVVEFTVAGIPCIGLNGGPALKHNEAFSFQIATDDQEETDRYWNAIVGNGGQESECGWCKDKWGVSWQITPRILSEALAAGGDQAKRVFDAMMAMRKIDVAALEAARRG, from the coding sequence ATGGCGAAGAATACGATCTGCGTATGGTATGACAAAGACGCCGAGGAGGCTGCCCGCTTTTATGCCGCGACGTTTCCAGACAGTGCCGTGGGCGCCGTCATTCGTGCACCGGGAGATTATCCGGATGGCAAGCAGGGAAACGTCTTGGTCGTTGAATTCACCGTTGCGGGTATTCCTTGCATCGGTCTGAACGGCGGTCCCGCGTTAAAACACAACGAAGCCTTTTCATTTCAGATTGCAACCGACGACCAGGAGGAAACCGACCGCTACTGGAACGCGATCGTCGGCAATGGCGGCCAGGAGAGCGAGTGCGGCTGGTGCAAGGACAAGTGGGGTGTGTCCTGGCAGATTACGCCACGTATCCTTTCCGAAGCGCTTGCGGCGGGTGGCGACCAGGCAAAGCGTGTTTTCGATGCGATGATGGCGATGAGGAAAATCGACGTCGCGGCGCTCGAGGCGGCTCGGCGCGGCTGA
- a CDS encoding GFA family protein: MLTGSCHCGKASWTLEGDPGSITACNCTLCRRYGTLWAYDYEGERIALSGETASYTRSSRETSSLEILFCPSCACVLSWRGLRLQKDGRRRMAVNIRLAPPDLVADLPVDHFDGLDTFEDLPSKGRCVRDLWF; this comes from the coding sequence ATGCTGACGGGCTCATGTCATTGCGGCAAGGCAAGCTGGACGCTCGAAGGTGATCCCGGCTCGATCACCGCCTGCAACTGCACCCTCTGCCGCCGCTACGGCACGCTCTGGGCCTATGATTACGAAGGAGAACGTATCGCTCTCAGCGGAGAAACCGCCTCCTATACCCGCTCGAGCCGGGAGACGTCGTCCCTCGAAATTTTGTTCTGCCCATCCTGCGCCTGCGTCTTGAGCTGGCGCGGCCTGCGGCTTCAAAAAGATGGCCGCCGGCGTATGGCGGTCAACATCCGGCTTGCGCCGCCGGATCTCGTCGCCGATCTGCCTGTCGATCACTTCGACGGCCTGGACACGTTCGAAGATCTTCCGTCCAAAGGGCGCTGCGTGCGCGACCTCTGGTTTTGA